The following proteins are co-located in the Enoplosus armatus isolate fEnoArm2 chromosome 10, fEnoArm2.hap1, whole genome shotgun sequence genome:
- the LOC139291328 gene encoding ras-GEF domain-containing family member 1C-like, translating to MPQTVCSGTMFTTPSGFSPHLACAEPEEEEEAPQEGPGPGACLADGPQITSASLDTLIHNLVPTADYYPEKAYVFTFLLSARLFIPPPELLARVCELCIKQQQLDQSPLDTTKVRKFGPKILQLLTEWTETFPSDFRDEKMVGHLKDIVHRIAPCDEAYWKTLNQVLQKLSQRLALMSQGEESIVKVSLNASSISDKLVAFKTKPPPIQKDMLSICNDPYTLAQQLTHVELEHLSHIGPEEFVQAFVQKDPLDGTQPCFSDQKKKTTNLEAYVRWFNRLCYLVATEICMPAKKKQRAQVIEFFIDVARECFNIGNFNSLMAIISGMNMSPVSRLKKTWGKAKTAKFFILEHQMDPTGNFYNYRTALRGAAHRSQTANSNRERIVIPFFSLLIKDIYFLNEGCANRLPNGHVNFEKFVELARQVGEFMTWKQVECPFEEDRAILHYLHTAPIFSEDGLYLASYESESPENQVEKDRWKALRSNVLGKT from the exons ATGCCCCAGACTGTGTGCTCAGGCACCATGTTCACCACTCCCAGTGGCTTCAGCCCTCATCTGGCCTGTGCtgagcctgaggaggaggaggaggccccACAGGAGGGCCCGGGGCCCGGGGCTTGCCTGGCCGATGGGCCCCAGATCACCTCCGCCTCCCTGGACACCCTGATCCACAACCTGGTCCCCACTGCCGATTACTACCCCGAG AAAGCCTATGTGTTTACCTTCTTGCTGAGCGCTCGTCTGTTCATCCCTCCTCCGGAGCTGCTGGCCAGGGTGTGTGAGCTGTgtatcaaacagcagcagctggatcAGAGCCCACTCGATACG acaaaagtGCGCAAGTTTGGTCCCAAgatcctgcagctgctgacagagTGGACGGAGACATTCCCGTCTGATTTCAGGGACGAGAAGATGGTCGGACACCTCAAAGACATCGTCCACAGGATAGCTCCATGTGATGAG GCGTACTGGAAAACCCTGAACCAAGTGCTGCAGAAGCTTAGCCAGAGGCTGGCCCTGATGAGCCAGGGGGAAGAGAGCATCGTCAAGGTCTCCCTCAAcgcctcctccatctctgacaAGCTGGTGGCCTTCAAAACCAAGCCTCCGCCCATCCAGAAGGACATGCTCTCCATCTGCAACGACCCATACACACTGGCACAGCAGCTCACCCACGTGGAGCTg gaaCACTTGAGTCACATCGGGCCGGAAGAGTTTGTCCAAGCTTTTGTTCAGAAAGACCCGCTAGATGGAACCCAg CCATGCTTCAGtgaccagaagaagaaaaccacCAACCTGGAGGCTTATGTCAGGTGGTTCAACAGACTGTGTTACCTGGTAGCTACTGAGATCTGCATG CcagcaaagaaaaagcagagggCCCAGGTGATAGAGTTCTTCATCGATGTTGCCAGGGAGTGTTTCAACATTGGAAACTTCAACTCCCTCATGGCCATCATCT CCGGTATGAACATGAGTCCTGTGTCACGGCTGAAGAAGACTTGGGGCAAAGCCAAGACTGCCAAGTTCTTCATTCTCGAG CATCAGATGGATCCTACGGGGAACTTTTACAACTACAGGACAGCCCTGAGGGGGGCCGCCCATCGCTCTCAGACTGCCAACAGCAACAGAGAAAGG aTCGTGATTCCCTTCTTCAGTCTGCTGATCAAAGACATTTACTTCCTGAATGAAGGATGTGCCAATCGGCTGCCCAATGGCCACGTCAACTTTGAG AAATTTGTGGAGTTGGCACGGCAGGTTGGGGAGTTCATGACATGGAAACAGGTGGAGTGTCCTTTTGAGGAGGATCGGGCCATCCTACACTACCTCCACACTGCTCCTATCTTCAGCGAGGACG GACTCTACCTCGCATCCTATGAGAGTGAGAGTCCAGAGAACCAGGTAGAGAAGGACAGGTGGAAAGCACTCAG GTCTAACGTTCTGGGAAAGACATGA